One part of the Methanofastidiosum sp. genome encodes these proteins:
- a CDS encoding AAA family ATPase, whose amino-acid sequence MKLLITGVPGTGKTLISKKLAEMLNLNYINVGEFAKDNFDFPIEDDEIVIDEKEVEKKLKELENIVIDSHIPFKADKALILRCNPPILLERLRQRRYSEEKIKDNLLSEILDYEIYAVKELFSDEDIYEVLNETIDETMKEILEIIKGKGNSLKNGNHFNFLTEENIILINK is encoded by the coding sequence ATGAAGCTTTTAATCACCGGAGTACCGGGTACCGGCAAGACTCTAATATCAAAAAAGCTCGCCGAAATGCTAAATTTAAATTATATTAATGTCGGCGAGTTTGCAAAAGATAACTTTGACTTCCCAATTGAAGATGATGAAATAGTAATCGATGAAAAAGAAGTAGAAAAAAAACTAAAGGAATTGGAAAATATAGTTATTGATTCCCACATACCTTTCAAAGCTGACAAAGCGTTAATTTTAAGGTGCAATCCGCCTATACTTCTGGAAAGACTCCGGCAGAGGAGATACTCTGAAGAGAAAATAAAAGACAATCTGCTTTCAGAGATTCTTGATTATGAAATTTATGCTGTAAAGGAGCTCTTTAGCGATGAAGATATCTATGAAGTGTTGAATGAAACTATTGATGAAACTATGAAAGAGATATTGGAAATAATCAAAGGAAAAGGAAATTCGCTCAAAAATGGAAATCATTTTAATTTTCTTACTGAAGAAAATATTATTTTGATAAATAAATAG